A genome region from Schlesneria paludicola DSM 18645 includes the following:
- the rplD gene encoding 50S ribosomal protein L4: MHTLPVYSQTGQSTGESYSLDLAKIADRVNEVLLHEAVVMYQANLRVGTAKTKSRAEVSGSGKKMYKQKGTGNARMGNKRTPVRRGGGHCFAKRPKDWGYRMPAKSLRLATRMAILSKFVDDEVTVVDSIKMEAPKTSAIHGMVKALGFAETSCMLAIDKHDPVVWKSCRNLPKFSVAPCDELNALSVLGRKRFVITKAALDRLLAR; the protein is encoded by the coding sequence ATGCATACATTGCCTGTCTATTCGCAGACTGGTCAGTCAACCGGTGAGTCGTACTCGTTGGATCTGGCAAAGATTGCTGATCGCGTGAATGAAGTTCTGCTTCATGAAGCGGTCGTGATGTATCAGGCGAATCTGCGCGTTGGTACGGCGAAGACGAAGTCGCGTGCCGAAGTGTCTGGCAGCGGCAAGAAGATGTACAAGCAGAAGGGGACCGGTAATGCCCGTATGGGTAATAAGCGGACTCCTGTTCGGCGAGGCGGTGGTCACTGTTTTGCGAAGCGACCGAAAGATTGGGGCTATCGGATGCCTGCCAAGTCGCTTCGGTTGGCAACGCGGATGGCGATTCTGTCGAAGTTCGTTGACGACGAAGTGACAGTTGTTGATTCGATCAAGATGGAGGCACCGAAGACGAGTGCAATTCATGGCATGGTCAAGGCATTGGGATTTGCCGAGACGTCTTGCATGCTGGCGATCGACAAGCATGATCCTGTCGTTTGGAAGTCGTGCCGGAATCTGCCGAAATTTTCGGTAGCTCCTTGCGACGAGTTGAATGCGTTAAGCGTTCTTGGTCGGAAGCGGTTCGTGATTACAAAAGCGGCCCTCGATCGGCTGCTGGCCCGGTAG
- the rplC gene encoding 50S ribosomal protein L3 — protein sequence MVAGLLGSKVGMTQIYDAAGAEVPVTVVKVGPCAVLQVRTVAKDGYEAVQLGFGAKPRRLCSRSESGHVAGVLSGLVEKSVLSGGDGAFRFVREFRTEGGGAQPAVGDVLTAGEFAEVAHVDVTGVSKGRGFAGVMKRHNFGGVCASHGVKKVHRSGGSTGQSTDPGKVFKGTKMPGRYGGKRATVRRMKVVSVDADRNLLLIRGAVPGFSGGYVMVRPTNCY from the coding sequence ATGGTGGCTGGCTTGCTGGGTTCCAAGGTTGGGATGACGCAGATTTACGATGCGGCTGGGGCGGAAGTTCCGGTCACTGTCGTTAAGGTTGGTCCATGTGCCGTGCTGCAGGTTCGGACGGTCGCAAAGGATGGCTATGAAGCTGTTCAGCTTGGTTTCGGAGCAAAGCCGCGACGGCTGTGTTCGCGATCCGAGTCCGGGCATGTGGCGGGTGTGCTCTCGGGGCTGGTTGAAAAGTCGGTGTTGAGTGGCGGTGACGGCGCGTTCCGATTTGTCCGCGAGTTTCGCACAGAGGGTGGCGGGGCTCAGCCAGCCGTTGGCGATGTGTTGACGGCCGGTGAGTTTGCTGAAGTCGCTCATGTCGACGTGACGGGCGTGTCGAAGGGCCGCGGATTCGCAGGTGTGATGAAGCGACACAACTTCGGTGGTGTCTGTGCAAGTCACGGAGTGAAGAAAGTGCATCGGTCCGGTGGTTCGACTGGTCAAAGTACGGATCCCGGTAAGGTGTTCAAGGGTACCAAGATGCCAGGTCGGTACGGCGGCAAGCGTGCGACTGTGCGTCGGATGAAGGTTGTGTCGGTTGATGCAGATCGGAATTTGCTGCTCATTCGCGGCGCGGTTCCTGGGTTCTCTGGCGGGTATGTGATGGTTCGTCCAACGAACTGTTATTGA
- the rpsJ gene encoding 30S ribosomal protein S10 yields the protein MSAIKQDRIRIRMEAYDHSVLDQSAAEIVDTAKRTGAVVHGPVPLPTRIERYTVLRSPHIDKKSREQFEIRTHKRLIDIIQPTGKTVDALNKLSLPAGVDVKIKASAG from the coding sequence GTGAGCGCCATTAAGCAAGATCGAATTCGGATCCGGATGGAGGCTTACGATCATTCCGTACTGGATCAATCGGCCGCTGAGATTGTGGATACCGCGAAGCGAACGGGAGCGGTTGTGCACGGTCCCGTGCCTCTGCCGACCCGTATCGAACGGTACACGGTGTTGAGAAGCCCGCATATTGATAAGAAGTCTCGAGAGCAATTCGAGATTCGGACTCATAAGCGGTTGATCGACATTATTCAGCCGACGGGTAAGACTGTCGACGCGTTGAATAAGCTGTCGCTGCCTGCGGGTGTTGACGTCAAGATTAAGGCGTCTGCCGGCTAA
- the fusA gene encoding elongation factor G produces MATDIQQIRNIGIIAHIDAGKTTTTERILFYAGATHRMGDVDAGTTVTDFDPEEAARGITIYSAAISCKWQGHVVNIIDTPGHVDFTAEVERSLRVLDGGVVVFSAVEGVEAQSETVWRQADHYRVPRVCFINKMDRIGAGFERVFGQIENRLHANPVALQLPIGEGPVDRPNGFCGVIDLIEMKALYFSRENQGREIRVEPIPEAEVDRAQEWRARLIDAIALLDDDAFAIFDETGDLPPDQVIRVLRKAVITCQLQPVLCGASLDYVGVQPILDAVIRYLPSPDDLPPVKGRNPNPKKDKEEVRKPSDKEPFCGLVFKIHIDEHTELCFIRIYSGVLKSRSRLLNPRTGGKELVSQLWRIQADSREKLEEASAGDIVGVVGPKESVTGDTLCDPLNPILLESIEFPESVISMAIEPESSADRKKLEEVLTLMAKQDPTFSRNSSEETGQTIISGMGELHLEIISKRIERDFKLKIRTHRPRVTYRESVRSAAEAESRIERQVGGANQFAAVKIRIEPDPKSAAVTVVNQLKPGDLPEALQVTLVRSLQEQLGGSGAVGFPLHDIKLTILGVGWREGETTEAALQYAAAMAFRQTLEKAGTVLLEPIMKLEVVTPDGFVGNVSADLNSRRAMIVNTELRNNLVVIDAEAPLATMFGYSNDVRSLSQGRASYSMEPLRFDEAPARVLEEMLG; encoded by the coding sequence GTGGCCACGGATATTCAACAGATTCGCAACATCGGGATCATTGCTCACATTGATGCCGGTAAGACCACGACCACAGAGCGAATCCTGTTCTATGCCGGAGCGACGCATCGCATGGGAGATGTGGATGCCGGCACGACGGTGACGGACTTCGATCCGGAAGAAGCGGCACGCGGGATTACGATTTATTCGGCCGCCATTTCCTGCAAGTGGCAGGGGCATGTTGTCAATATCATCGATACGCCTGGTCACGTGGACTTTACCGCCGAGGTTGAGCGAAGCTTGCGGGTGCTCGATGGCGGTGTTGTCGTCTTTAGTGCCGTCGAGGGTGTTGAGGCTCAGAGTGAGACGGTGTGGCGGCAGGCGGATCACTATCGCGTGCCGCGAGTCTGCTTCATCAACAAGATGGATCGGATCGGAGCTGGCTTCGAGCGCGTGTTCGGGCAGATCGAGAATCGATTACATGCGAATCCGGTTGCGTTGCAGCTACCCATCGGTGAAGGGCCCGTCGATCGCCCGAACGGGTTTTGCGGCGTGATCGATCTGATCGAGATGAAGGCGCTCTACTTCAGTCGAGAGAATCAGGGACGCGAGATTCGAGTTGAGCCGATTCCCGAGGCTGAGGTCGATCGGGCTCAGGAATGGCGAGCGCGTTTGATCGATGCGATCGCCCTGCTGGATGATGATGCGTTTGCGATATTTGACGAAACTGGTGATCTGCCTCCCGATCAGGTGATTCGTGTTCTTCGCAAGGCGGTGATTACGTGTCAGCTTCAGCCGGTGTTGTGCGGCGCGTCATTAGACTATGTGGGTGTGCAGCCGATTCTGGATGCCGTGATTCGCTACCTGCCAAGTCCTGACGATTTGCCGCCGGTGAAGGGGCGCAATCCAAATCCTAAAAAGGATAAGGAAGAGGTTCGGAAGCCGTCGGACAAGGAGCCATTCTGCGGGCTGGTCTTCAAAATTCACATTGATGAGCACACTGAGCTTTGTTTCATCCGGATTTACTCGGGCGTCCTGAAGAGCCGATCACGGTTGCTGAATCCGAGGACGGGTGGAAAAGAGCTGGTGAGTCAGCTTTGGAGGATACAGGCCGACTCACGTGAAAAGCTTGAAGAGGCATCGGCGGGCGACATTGTGGGTGTGGTTGGGCCCAAAGAATCAGTGACGGGAGACACACTCTGTGATCCGCTGAATCCGATTTTGTTGGAGTCGATTGAGTTTCCGGAGTCGGTGATCTCGATGGCGATTGAGCCGGAGAGTAGTGCTGATCGGAAAAAGCTCGAAGAAGTTCTGACGTTGATGGCGAAGCAGGATCCCACGTTTTCGCGGAACTCAAGCGAAGAGACCGGCCAAACCATTATTAGTGGGATGGGCGAGTTGCACCTGGAGATTATCAGTAAGCGGATTGAGCGCGATTTCAAGCTCAAGATTCGCACGCACCGTCCGCGCGTGACTTATCGGGAGAGTGTTCGTTCGGCGGCCGAGGCGGAAAGTCGGATTGAGCGGCAGGTTGGGGGGGCGAATCAGTTCGCGGCGGTCAAGATTCGGATCGAACCCGACCCAAAGTCTGCGGCCGTGACGGTGGTCAATCAGTTGAAGCCGGGGGATTTGCCGGAGGCGCTGCAAGTGACGCTCGTTCGGTCGCTTCAGGAGCAGCTTGGCGGTAGCGGGGCGGTGGGTTTTCCGCTGCACGATATCAAGTTGACGATTCTGGGGGTGGGCTGGCGCGAGGGTGAGACGACTGAAGCGGCGTTGCAATACGCGGCGGCCATGGCGTTTCGCCAGACGCTGGAGAAGGCCGGCACGGTCCTGCTCGAGCCGATCATGAAGTTGGAAGTCGTTACGCCAGATGGATTTGTCGGCAATGTCTCGGCGGATCTCAATTCGCGTCGCGCAATGATTGTGAATACAGAATTGCGCAATAATTTAGTGGTCATCGACGCCGAGGCGCCTTTGGCTACGATGTTTGGGTACTCCAACGACGTGCGAAGTTTGTCTCAAGGGCGCGCGTCGTACTCCATGGAGCCGCTCCGGTTTGATGAGGCGCCGGCGCGGGTTCTTGAGGAAATGTTGGGGTGA
- the rpsG gene encoding 30S ribosomal protein S7 → MADKFTRSRSQLAPDPRYGSKLVSKFINCLMHDGKKSVAQRSFYDAMDLIAEKIPDKEPVEIFTVAVENCRPSLEVKSKRVGGANYQVPTPVNSKRQQTLAIRWILEVCRDKKGRPMNRRLAEELMAAYRREGAAITKRENVHRMADANKAFAHFAW, encoded by the coding sequence ATGGCAGATAAGTTCACACGCAGTCGATCGCAATTGGCCCCAGATCCACGCTATGGTTCGAAGCTTGTGTCGAAGTTCATCAACTGTCTGATGCACGACGGCAAGAAGAGCGTCGCTCAGCGATCGTTCTACGATGCGATGGATCTGATCGCCGAAAAGATTCCCGACAAAGAGCCCGTCGAAATCTTTACCGTCGCGGTCGAGAATTGTCGGCCGTCGCTGGAAGTGAAGTCAAAGCGCGTTGGTGGTGCGAACTACCAGGTGCCGACTCCTGTGAATTCCAAGCGTCAGCAGACGCTGGCGATCCGCTGGATTCTGGAAGTTTGTCGCGATAAGAAAGGGCGTCCAATGAACCGACGCTTGGCCGAAGAGTTAATGGCCGCTTATCGACGTGAAGGTGCGGCGATCACGAAGCGCGAAAACGTGCATCGTATGGCCGACGCGAACAAGGCCTTTGCCCACTTCGCGTGGTAA
- the rpsL gene encoding 30S ribosomal protein S12 codes for MPTINQLIRKPRKHQPVRTKTPVLEGCPQKRGVCLLVKTVTPKKPNSALRKVARVRLSNGKEVTAYIPGEGHNLQEHSIVLVRGGRVRDLPGVRYKIIRGVLDTLGVAKRMQARSRYGAKRPK; via the coding sequence ATGCCGACGATCAATCAACTGATTCGCAAACCGCGAAAACATCAACCCGTTCGCACCAAGACTCCGGTGTTGGAAGGTTGCCCGCAGAAACGCGGTGTGTGTCTGTTGGTGAAAACGGTCACCCCGAAGAAGCCGAACTCTGCGCTGCGTAAGGTGGCCCGTGTTCGTCTTTCGAATGGAAAAGAAGTCACGGCTTACATCCCCGGTGAAGGCCACAACCTGCAAGAACACTCGATCGTGCTGGTTCGCGGTGGTCGTGTTCGCGACTTGCCAGGGGTTCGTTACAAGATCATCCGCGGGGTGCTGGATACGTTGGGCGTTGCCAAGCGTATGCAAGCTCGCAGCCGTTACGGTGCCAAGCGACCCAAGTAA